The genomic DNA CTCTCCCTGCATTCGCAAAAGGCCGTGGCCATCTCGGTTGAGGCATAGGTTGAATACAGTGGGGCACCCCACATCTCTTCTATCTGATGTGCAAAAGGAAGGAGGTTTAATTTGTCATCCCGAATACCCTCCCCGATTGCTATTAGAAGTCGGATACCGGTTTTTGAAGGGATATCACCACATTCCAGTCCATACTGTCCGATCTTCCGTATGAGAGACGGCACCCCGGCAATGACCGTTGCACCTGTTGTCTTTATCATATGCCAGTGTTGGGCCGCACTCCCGGCACCTGCCCTTACCATCCTTGCACCGACCTTCAAGCCGCCGAAATAATAAGCCAGTCCTGCCATAAAACATCTGTCTATTGCTGCACATACAATCACGGTATCTCCAGCATCTATGCCGATCATCCTGAATGACGCTTCTTCATTATACGCAAGACGGGCGAGGTCTGATGAACTCTGGAGAAGCATATTAGGCGCAACACCTGTCGTGGCCGACGTCTGGCAGACATCAACGACATCCCTCGGATCGCAGGCAAGAAACTTATCATTGTGACCATCTAAGTCTTTCTTGGTAGTAAGCGGAATCTGAACAAGATCTTTCACACCTTTGATTAAATTGGCGTTAAGCGCATGTCTGTCGAATAACTCCCGGTAATAACGGGAGTTATTAACAGTGTAATGAAGGTGCTCTATAAGCAGCCTGTCCTGTATCTTAAGAATATCTTCGCAAGATTCAAAATCCAGTGCGTTATAGTCTTTCGCCGGGTGGTCTTTTAATACAGATGTCTGGTAATTTG from Nitrospirota bacterium includes the following:
- a CDS encoding AMP-binding protein, coding for MNSNTNYQTSVLKDHPAKDYNALDFESCEDILKIQDRLLIEHLHYTVNNSRYYRELFDRHALNANLIKGVKDLVQIPLTTKKDLDGHNDKFLACDPRDVVDVCQTSATTGVAPNMLLQSSSDLARLAYNEEASFRMIGIDAGDTVIVCAAIDRCFMAGLAYYFGGLKVGARMVRAGAGSAAQHWHMIKTTGATVIAGVPSLIRKIGQYGLECGDIPSKTGIRLLIAIGEGIRDDKLNLLPFAHQIEEMWGAPLYSTYASTEMATAFCECRERKGGHLRPELIIIEIVDENGNPVPSGCTGEVVITPLGVTGMPLIRYSTGDISFLMTEPCGCGRKTPRLGPVIGRKNQMLKFKGTTVFPSAILSAVEGIEGVEGVCIEARKNDDGTDNILLYVVSTNPLVLEGVIVDKIRACIRVVPEIIFISEKEFGNKTHYPEKRKKQLFIDFR